From the Carassius carassius chromosome 45, fCarCar2.1, whole genome shotgun sequence genome, one window contains:
- the LOC132127368 gene encoding V-type proton ATPase 116 kDa subunit a 2-like isoform X1, translating into MGSGFRSEEMCLAQLFLQSGSAYDCISELGEMGLVEFRDLNPSVSSFQRRFVSEIKRCEEMERILGYLLREIRKANLAVPEAELPPVAPAPKNVLEIMEQLQRLEVELSEVARNKEKLQRNQLELTEYTHMLRITHTFMHSRSRHEALGPQYEEFPSVETEAVSGCTSMQRLGAKLGFISGLIQRVKVEAFERMLWRVCKGYTILSYTEVDESLADLDTGEISKSVVFLISFWGDQIGQKVKKICDCYHCHLYPHPETDEERADVMDSLRTRIQDLQNVLHRTDDYMKQVLHKASESAHSWVLQVKKMKAIYHILNLCSFDVTNKCLIAEVWCPVSDLANLRRALEEGSRKGDATVPSFVNRIPSSDTPPTLLRSNKFTSGFQSIVEAYGVGDYREASPAPYTIITFPFLFAVMFGDLGHGSVLTLFALWMVLTEKDHKRRQPGNEIWTTFFDGRYIILMMGLFSIYTGLIYNDCFSKSLNIFGSAWSVKAMFTQQEWTNETLQTNALLTLDPKVSGVFSGPYPLGIDPIWNMAVNRLNFLNSYKMKMSVIIGVIHMSFGVVLSVFNHLHFRQKFKIYLLFLPELLFLLCLFGYLVFMIFYKWLAFSARDSQLAPSILIHFINMFLMQESATAPLYPGQMGLQVFLVVVALLSVPVLLFGRPLYLHWLHHGGKSLGVHRVCLCSCGYERVRRVSEEDLSPSVVHDEEEGQSDSGGPREVKFDFGDIFLHQAIHTIEYCLGCISNTASYLRLWALSLAHAQLSEVLWAMVMRLGLRVSSRLGVLFLMPVFSVFALLTISILLVMEGLSAFLHALRLHWVEFQNKFYSGTGVKFAPFDFSLLPSVFEQEGLL; encoded by the exons atgGGCTCAGGCTTTCGGAGCGAGGAGATGTGTCTGGCGCAGCTGTTCCTTCAGTCTGGCTCTGCGTACGACTGCATCAGCGAACTCGGAGAAATGGGGCTGGTCGAGTTTCGAGAT CTCAACCCCAGCGTCAGCTCCTTCCAGCGCCGCTTCGTCAGTGAGATCAAGAGATGTGAGGAGATGGAGAGGATTCTGG GGTATCTGCTGAGGGAAATCAGGAAGGCTAATCTTGCAGTGCCAGAGGCTGAACTCCCTCCTGTTGCTCCTGCAcctaaaaatgttttagaaatcatG GAGCAGTTGCAGAGGCTGGAGGTGGAGCTCAGCGAGGTGGCCAGGAATAAAGAGAAGCTCCAGAGGAACCAGCTGGAACTGACGGAGTACACACACATGCTGAGAATCACACACACGTTCATGCACAGCCGCTCCAGG CATGAAGCCCTGGGCCCTCAGTATGAGGAGTTCCCGTCTGTGGAGACTGAAGCAGTGTCAGGCTGCACCAGCATGCAGAGACTGGGAGCCAAACTCGG GTTTATCTCGGGGTTGATTCAGCGGGTGAAGGTGGAGGCGTTTGAGCGCATGCTCTGGCGCGTCTGTAAAGGTTACACCATCCTCAGCTACACAGAAGTGGACGAGAGCCTGGCCGATCTGGACACG GGGGAGATCAGTAAGAGCGTAGTGTTCCTCATCTCATTTTGGGGCGACCAGATTGGGCAGAAGGTTAAAAAAATTTGCGACTG TTACCACTGTCATCTGTACCCccaccctgaaacagatgaggaAAGGGCCGATGTGATGGACAGCTTGAGGACACGCATCCAAGACTTGCAAAat GTATTGCACCGCACTGATGATTACATGAAGCAGGTCTTGCATAAGGCGTCTGAGTCGGCGCACTCGTGGGTGCTGCAAGTGAAGAAGATGAAAGCCATCTATCACATCCTTAACCTCTGCAGCTTCGACGTCACCAACAAGTGTCTCATCGCTGAAGTGTGGTGTCCGGTCAGCGACCTGGCGAACCTGAGGCGGGCGTTGGAGGAGGGCTCA AGAAAAGGTGACGCCACCGTCCCTTCCTTTGTGAACCGGATCCCAAGCAGCGACACTCCGCCAACACTTTTGAGGAGCAACAAGTTTACCTCAGGCTTCCAGAGTATAGTGGAAGCGTATGGAGTGGGCGACTACCGGGAGGCCAGCCCAG CTCCTTATACCATTATCACCTTTCCCTTCCTGTTTGCGGTGATGTTTGGAGATCTTGGTCATGGTTCAGTCTTGACACTCTTTGCTTTGTGGATGGTGTTGACTGAGAAGGACCACAAGCGAAGACAACCAGGAAATGAG ATCTGGACAACCTTTTTTGATGGGCGGTACATCATACTGATGATGGGATTATTCTCCATATACACTGGACTCATTTATAATGACTGTTTCTCCAAATCCCTCAACATCTTTGGCTCAGCGTGGAGCGTCAAGGCCATGTTCACACAGCAGGAGTGGAC AAATGAAACTCTACAGACAAATGCTTTACTCACCTTGGATCCCAAAGTTTCCGGTGTTTTCTCTGGACCTTATCCATTGGGCATTGATCCA ATTTGGAACATGGCTGTGAATCGCCTGAACTTCCTCAACTCCTACAAGATGAAGATGTCTGTGATCATCGGAGTCATCCACATGAGCTTTGGGGTGGTGCTCAGTGTCTTCAACCACTT GCACTTCCGACAGAAGTTTAAGATCTATCTTCTCTTTCTTCCTGAGCTGCTCTTTCTACTTTGTCTCTTTGGTTACTTGGTCTTCATGATCTTTTACAAATGGCTGGCGTTCTCAGCGCGAGACTCACAGCTGGCTCCAAGCATTCTCATTCACTTTATCAACATGTTCCTAATGCAGGAGAGCGCCACTGCACCACTTTACCCtggccag ATGGGTCTGCAGGTGTTTCTCGTGGTGGTGGCTCTGCTGTCAGTGCCAGTGCTGTTATTCGGGAGACCTCTGTACCTCCACTGGCTGCATCATGGTGGGAAGAGTCTGGGGGTCCATAGGGTGTGTCTGTGTtcttgt GGTTATGAGAGAGTTCGGCGTGTGAGTGAAGAAGACCTGTCCCCGTCTGTAGTCCATGATGAAGAGGAGGGACAAAGTGACTCAGGAGGGCCTCGGGAGGTTAAA TTTGATTTCGGAGACATCTTCCTGCATCAAGCCATTCACACCATAGAGTACTGTTTGGGCTGCATTTCCAACACCGCCTCCTACTTGCGTCTCTGGGCCCTGAGTCTCGCTCACGCCC AGCTGTCAGAGGTGCTGTGGGCCATGGTGATGCGTCTGGGTCTGAGGGTTAGCTCCAGACTGGGTGTGCTTTTCCTCATGCCTGTGTTCAGTGTCTTTGCTCTGCTCACTATCTCCATTCTCCTGGTCATGGAGGGTCTGTCCGCTTTCCTCCATGCACTGCGTCTTCACTG GGTGGAATTTCAGAACAAATTCTACAGTGGAACAGGAGTCAAATTTGCCCCCTTTGACTTCTCACTGTTGCCCTCTGTCTTTGAGCAAGAAGGGTTACTCTGA
- the LOC132127368 gene encoding V-type proton ATPase 116 kDa subunit a 2-like isoform X4, with protein MGSGFRSEEMCLAQLFLQSGSAYDCISELGEMGLVEFRDLNPSVSSFQRRFVSEIKRCEEMERILGYLLREIRKANLAVPEAELPPVAPAPKNVLEIMEQLQRLEVELSEVARNKEKLQRNQLELTEYTHMLRITHTFMHSRSRHEALGPQYEEFPSVETEAVSGCTSMQRLGAKLGFISGLIQRVKVEAFERMLWRVCKGYTILSYTEVDESLADLDTGEISKSVVFLISFWGDQIGQKVKKICDCYHCHLYPHPETDEERADVMDSLRTRIQDLQNVLHRTDDYMKQVLHKASESAHSWVLQVKKMKAIYHILNLCSFDVTNKCLIAEVWCPVSDLANLRRALEEGSRKGDATVPSFVNRIPSSDTPPTLLRSNKFTSGFQSIVEAYGVGDYREASPAPYTIITFPFLFAVMFGDLGHGSVLTLFALWMVLTEKDHKRRQPGNEIWTTFFDGRYIILMMGLFSIYTGLIYNDCFSKSLNIFGSAWSVKAMFTQQEWTNETLQTNALLTLDPKVSGVFSGPYPLGIDPIWNMAVNRLNFLNSYKMKMSVIIGVIHMSFGVVLSVFNHLHFRQKFKIYLLFLPELLFLLCLFGYLVFMIFYKWLAFSARDSQLAPSILIHFINMFLMQESATAPLYPGQMGLQVFLVVVALLSVPVLLFGRPLYLHWLHHGGKSLGVHRGYERVRRVSEEDLSPSVVHDEEEGQSDSGGPREFDFGDIFLHQAIHTIEYCLGCISNTASYLRLWALSLAHAQLSEVLWAMVMRLGLRVSSRLGVLFLMPVFSVFALLTISILLVMEGLSAFLHALRLHWVEFQNKFYSGTGVKFAPFDFSLLPSVFEQEGLL; from the exons atgGGCTCAGGCTTTCGGAGCGAGGAGATGTGTCTGGCGCAGCTGTTCCTTCAGTCTGGCTCTGCGTACGACTGCATCAGCGAACTCGGAGAAATGGGGCTGGTCGAGTTTCGAGAT CTCAACCCCAGCGTCAGCTCCTTCCAGCGCCGCTTCGTCAGTGAGATCAAGAGATGTGAGGAGATGGAGAGGATTCTGG GGTATCTGCTGAGGGAAATCAGGAAGGCTAATCTTGCAGTGCCAGAGGCTGAACTCCCTCCTGTTGCTCCTGCAcctaaaaatgttttagaaatcatG GAGCAGTTGCAGAGGCTGGAGGTGGAGCTCAGCGAGGTGGCCAGGAATAAAGAGAAGCTCCAGAGGAACCAGCTGGAACTGACGGAGTACACACACATGCTGAGAATCACACACACGTTCATGCACAGCCGCTCCAGG CATGAAGCCCTGGGCCCTCAGTATGAGGAGTTCCCGTCTGTGGAGACTGAAGCAGTGTCAGGCTGCACCAGCATGCAGAGACTGGGAGCCAAACTCGG GTTTATCTCGGGGTTGATTCAGCGGGTGAAGGTGGAGGCGTTTGAGCGCATGCTCTGGCGCGTCTGTAAAGGTTACACCATCCTCAGCTACACAGAAGTGGACGAGAGCCTGGCCGATCTGGACACG GGGGAGATCAGTAAGAGCGTAGTGTTCCTCATCTCATTTTGGGGCGACCAGATTGGGCAGAAGGTTAAAAAAATTTGCGACTG TTACCACTGTCATCTGTACCCccaccctgaaacagatgaggaAAGGGCCGATGTGATGGACAGCTTGAGGACACGCATCCAAGACTTGCAAAat GTATTGCACCGCACTGATGATTACATGAAGCAGGTCTTGCATAAGGCGTCTGAGTCGGCGCACTCGTGGGTGCTGCAAGTGAAGAAGATGAAAGCCATCTATCACATCCTTAACCTCTGCAGCTTCGACGTCACCAACAAGTGTCTCATCGCTGAAGTGTGGTGTCCGGTCAGCGACCTGGCGAACCTGAGGCGGGCGTTGGAGGAGGGCTCA AGAAAAGGTGACGCCACCGTCCCTTCCTTTGTGAACCGGATCCCAAGCAGCGACACTCCGCCAACACTTTTGAGGAGCAACAAGTTTACCTCAGGCTTCCAGAGTATAGTGGAAGCGTATGGAGTGGGCGACTACCGGGAGGCCAGCCCAG CTCCTTATACCATTATCACCTTTCCCTTCCTGTTTGCGGTGATGTTTGGAGATCTTGGTCATGGTTCAGTCTTGACACTCTTTGCTTTGTGGATGGTGTTGACTGAGAAGGACCACAAGCGAAGACAACCAGGAAATGAG ATCTGGACAACCTTTTTTGATGGGCGGTACATCATACTGATGATGGGATTATTCTCCATATACACTGGACTCATTTATAATGACTGTTTCTCCAAATCCCTCAACATCTTTGGCTCAGCGTGGAGCGTCAAGGCCATGTTCACACAGCAGGAGTGGAC AAATGAAACTCTACAGACAAATGCTTTACTCACCTTGGATCCCAAAGTTTCCGGTGTTTTCTCTGGACCTTATCCATTGGGCATTGATCCA ATTTGGAACATGGCTGTGAATCGCCTGAACTTCCTCAACTCCTACAAGATGAAGATGTCTGTGATCATCGGAGTCATCCACATGAGCTTTGGGGTGGTGCTCAGTGTCTTCAACCACTT GCACTTCCGACAGAAGTTTAAGATCTATCTTCTCTTTCTTCCTGAGCTGCTCTTTCTACTTTGTCTCTTTGGTTACTTGGTCTTCATGATCTTTTACAAATGGCTGGCGTTCTCAGCGCGAGACTCACAGCTGGCTCCAAGCATTCTCATTCACTTTATCAACATGTTCCTAATGCAGGAGAGCGCCACTGCACCACTTTACCCtggccag ATGGGTCTGCAGGTGTTTCTCGTGGTGGTGGCTCTGCTGTCAGTGCCAGTGCTGTTATTCGGGAGACCTCTGTACCTCCACTGGCTGCATCATGGTGGGAAGAGTCTGGGGGTCCATAGG GGTTATGAGAGAGTTCGGCGTGTGAGTGAAGAAGACCTGTCCCCGTCTGTAGTCCATGATGAAGAGGAGGGACAAAGTGACTCAGGAGGGCCTCGGGAG TTTGATTTCGGAGACATCTTCCTGCATCAAGCCATTCACACCATAGAGTACTGTTTGGGCTGCATTTCCAACACCGCCTCCTACTTGCGTCTCTGGGCCCTGAGTCTCGCTCACGCCC AGCTGTCAGAGGTGCTGTGGGCCATGGTGATGCGTCTGGGTCTGAGGGTTAGCTCCAGACTGGGTGTGCTTTTCCTCATGCCTGTGTTCAGTGTCTTTGCTCTGCTCACTATCTCCATTCTCCTGGTCATGGAGGGTCTGTCCGCTTTCCTCCATGCACTGCGTCTTCACTG GGTGGAATTTCAGAACAAATTCTACAGTGGAACAGGAGTCAAATTTGCCCCCTTTGACTTCTCACTGTTGCCCTCTGTCTTTGAGCAAGAAGGGTTACTCTGA
- the LOC132127368 gene encoding V-type proton ATPase 116 kDa subunit a 2-like isoform X2, whose translation MGSGFRSEEMCLAQLFLQSGSAYDCISELGEMGLVEFRDLNPSVSSFQRRFVSEIKRCEEMERILGYLLREIRKANLAVPEAELPPVAPAPKNVLEIMEQLQRLEVELSEVARNKEKLQRNQLELTEYTHMLRITHTFMHSRSRHEALGPQYEEFPSVETEAVSGCTSMQRLGAKLGFISGLIQRVKVEAFERMLWRVCKGYTILSYTEVDESLADLDTGEISKSVVFLISFWGDQIGQKVKKICDCYHCHLYPHPETDEERADVMDSLRTRIQDLQNVLHRTDDYMKQVLHKASESAHSWVLQVKKMKAIYHILNLCSFDVTNKCLIAEVWCPVSDLANLRRALEEGSRKGDATVPSFVNRIPSSDTPPTLLRSNKFTSGFQSIVEAYGVGDYREASPAPYTIITFPFLFAVMFGDLGHGSVLTLFALWMVLTEKDHKRRQPGNEIWTTFFDGRYIILMMGLFSIYTGLIYNDCFSKSLNIFGSAWSVKAMFTQQEWTNETLQTNALLTLDPKVSGVFSGPYPLGIDPIWNMAVNRLNFLNSYKMKMSVIIGVIHMSFGVVLSVFNHLHFRQKFKIYLLFLPELLFLLCLFGYLVFMIFYKWLAFSARDSQLAPSILIHFINMFLMQESATAPLYPGQMGLQVFLVVVALLSVPVLLFGRPLYLHWLHHGGKSLGVHRVCLCSCGYERVRRVSEEDLSPSVVHDEEEGQSDSGGPREFDFGDIFLHQAIHTIEYCLGCISNTASYLRLWALSLAHAQLSEVLWAMVMRLGLRVSSRLGVLFLMPVFSVFALLTISILLVMEGLSAFLHALRLHWVEFQNKFYSGTGVKFAPFDFSLLPSVFEQEGLL comes from the exons atgGGCTCAGGCTTTCGGAGCGAGGAGATGTGTCTGGCGCAGCTGTTCCTTCAGTCTGGCTCTGCGTACGACTGCATCAGCGAACTCGGAGAAATGGGGCTGGTCGAGTTTCGAGAT CTCAACCCCAGCGTCAGCTCCTTCCAGCGCCGCTTCGTCAGTGAGATCAAGAGATGTGAGGAGATGGAGAGGATTCTGG GGTATCTGCTGAGGGAAATCAGGAAGGCTAATCTTGCAGTGCCAGAGGCTGAACTCCCTCCTGTTGCTCCTGCAcctaaaaatgttttagaaatcatG GAGCAGTTGCAGAGGCTGGAGGTGGAGCTCAGCGAGGTGGCCAGGAATAAAGAGAAGCTCCAGAGGAACCAGCTGGAACTGACGGAGTACACACACATGCTGAGAATCACACACACGTTCATGCACAGCCGCTCCAGG CATGAAGCCCTGGGCCCTCAGTATGAGGAGTTCCCGTCTGTGGAGACTGAAGCAGTGTCAGGCTGCACCAGCATGCAGAGACTGGGAGCCAAACTCGG GTTTATCTCGGGGTTGATTCAGCGGGTGAAGGTGGAGGCGTTTGAGCGCATGCTCTGGCGCGTCTGTAAAGGTTACACCATCCTCAGCTACACAGAAGTGGACGAGAGCCTGGCCGATCTGGACACG GGGGAGATCAGTAAGAGCGTAGTGTTCCTCATCTCATTTTGGGGCGACCAGATTGGGCAGAAGGTTAAAAAAATTTGCGACTG TTACCACTGTCATCTGTACCCccaccctgaaacagatgaggaAAGGGCCGATGTGATGGACAGCTTGAGGACACGCATCCAAGACTTGCAAAat GTATTGCACCGCACTGATGATTACATGAAGCAGGTCTTGCATAAGGCGTCTGAGTCGGCGCACTCGTGGGTGCTGCAAGTGAAGAAGATGAAAGCCATCTATCACATCCTTAACCTCTGCAGCTTCGACGTCACCAACAAGTGTCTCATCGCTGAAGTGTGGTGTCCGGTCAGCGACCTGGCGAACCTGAGGCGGGCGTTGGAGGAGGGCTCA AGAAAAGGTGACGCCACCGTCCCTTCCTTTGTGAACCGGATCCCAAGCAGCGACACTCCGCCAACACTTTTGAGGAGCAACAAGTTTACCTCAGGCTTCCAGAGTATAGTGGAAGCGTATGGAGTGGGCGACTACCGGGAGGCCAGCCCAG CTCCTTATACCATTATCACCTTTCCCTTCCTGTTTGCGGTGATGTTTGGAGATCTTGGTCATGGTTCAGTCTTGACACTCTTTGCTTTGTGGATGGTGTTGACTGAGAAGGACCACAAGCGAAGACAACCAGGAAATGAG ATCTGGACAACCTTTTTTGATGGGCGGTACATCATACTGATGATGGGATTATTCTCCATATACACTGGACTCATTTATAATGACTGTTTCTCCAAATCCCTCAACATCTTTGGCTCAGCGTGGAGCGTCAAGGCCATGTTCACACAGCAGGAGTGGAC AAATGAAACTCTACAGACAAATGCTTTACTCACCTTGGATCCCAAAGTTTCCGGTGTTTTCTCTGGACCTTATCCATTGGGCATTGATCCA ATTTGGAACATGGCTGTGAATCGCCTGAACTTCCTCAACTCCTACAAGATGAAGATGTCTGTGATCATCGGAGTCATCCACATGAGCTTTGGGGTGGTGCTCAGTGTCTTCAACCACTT GCACTTCCGACAGAAGTTTAAGATCTATCTTCTCTTTCTTCCTGAGCTGCTCTTTCTACTTTGTCTCTTTGGTTACTTGGTCTTCATGATCTTTTACAAATGGCTGGCGTTCTCAGCGCGAGACTCACAGCTGGCTCCAAGCATTCTCATTCACTTTATCAACATGTTCCTAATGCAGGAGAGCGCCACTGCACCACTTTACCCtggccag ATGGGTCTGCAGGTGTTTCTCGTGGTGGTGGCTCTGCTGTCAGTGCCAGTGCTGTTATTCGGGAGACCTCTGTACCTCCACTGGCTGCATCATGGTGGGAAGAGTCTGGGGGTCCATAGGGTGTGTCTGTGTtcttgt GGTTATGAGAGAGTTCGGCGTGTGAGTGAAGAAGACCTGTCCCCGTCTGTAGTCCATGATGAAGAGGAGGGACAAAGTGACTCAGGAGGGCCTCGGGAG TTTGATTTCGGAGACATCTTCCTGCATCAAGCCATTCACACCATAGAGTACTGTTTGGGCTGCATTTCCAACACCGCCTCCTACTTGCGTCTCTGGGCCCTGAGTCTCGCTCACGCCC AGCTGTCAGAGGTGCTGTGGGCCATGGTGATGCGTCTGGGTCTGAGGGTTAGCTCCAGACTGGGTGTGCTTTTCCTCATGCCTGTGTTCAGTGTCTTTGCTCTGCTCACTATCTCCATTCTCCTGGTCATGGAGGGTCTGTCCGCTTTCCTCCATGCACTGCGTCTTCACTG GGTGGAATTTCAGAACAAATTCTACAGTGGAACAGGAGTCAAATTTGCCCCCTTTGACTTCTCACTGTTGCCCTCTGTCTTTGAGCAAGAAGGGTTACTCTGA
- the LOC132127368 gene encoding V-type proton ATPase 116 kDa subunit a 2-like isoform X3, protein MGSGFRSEEMCLAQLFLQSGSAYDCISELGEMGLVEFRDLNPSVSSFQRRFVSEIKRCEEMERILGYLLREIRKANLAVPEAELPPVAPAPKNVLEIMEQLQRLEVELSEVARNKEKLQRNQLELTEYTHMLRITHTFMHSRSRHEALGPQYEEFPSVETEAVSGCTSMQRLGAKLGFISGLIQRVKVEAFERMLWRVCKGYTILSYTEVDESLADLDTGEISKSVVFLISFWGDQIGQKVKKICDCYHCHLYPHPETDEERADVMDSLRTRIQDLQNVLHRTDDYMKQVLHKASESAHSWVLQVKKMKAIYHILNLCSFDVTNKCLIAEVWCPVSDLANLRRALEEGSRKGDATVPSFVNRIPSSDTPPTLLRSNKFTSGFQSIVEAYGVGDYREASPAPYTIITFPFLFAVMFGDLGHGSVLTLFALWMVLTEKDHKRRQPGNEIWTTFFDGRYIILMMGLFSIYTGLIYNDCFSKSLNIFGSAWSVKAMFTQQEWTNETLQTNALLTLDPKVSGVFSGPYPLGIDPIWNMAVNRLNFLNSYKMKMSVIIGVIHMSFGVVLSVFNHLHFRQKFKIYLLFLPELLFLLCLFGYLVFMIFYKWLAFSARDSQLAPSILIHFINMFLMQESATAPLYPGQMGLQVFLVVVALLSVPVLLFGRPLYLHWLHHGGKSLGVHRGYERVRRVSEEDLSPSVVHDEEEGQSDSGGPREVKFDFGDIFLHQAIHTIEYCLGCISNTASYLRLWALSLAHAQLSEVLWAMVMRLGLRVSSRLGVLFLMPVFSVFALLTISILLVMEGLSAFLHALRLHWVEFQNKFYSGTGVKFAPFDFSLLPSVFEQEGLL, encoded by the exons atgGGCTCAGGCTTTCGGAGCGAGGAGATGTGTCTGGCGCAGCTGTTCCTTCAGTCTGGCTCTGCGTACGACTGCATCAGCGAACTCGGAGAAATGGGGCTGGTCGAGTTTCGAGAT CTCAACCCCAGCGTCAGCTCCTTCCAGCGCCGCTTCGTCAGTGAGATCAAGAGATGTGAGGAGATGGAGAGGATTCTGG GGTATCTGCTGAGGGAAATCAGGAAGGCTAATCTTGCAGTGCCAGAGGCTGAACTCCCTCCTGTTGCTCCTGCAcctaaaaatgttttagaaatcatG GAGCAGTTGCAGAGGCTGGAGGTGGAGCTCAGCGAGGTGGCCAGGAATAAAGAGAAGCTCCAGAGGAACCAGCTGGAACTGACGGAGTACACACACATGCTGAGAATCACACACACGTTCATGCACAGCCGCTCCAGG CATGAAGCCCTGGGCCCTCAGTATGAGGAGTTCCCGTCTGTGGAGACTGAAGCAGTGTCAGGCTGCACCAGCATGCAGAGACTGGGAGCCAAACTCGG GTTTATCTCGGGGTTGATTCAGCGGGTGAAGGTGGAGGCGTTTGAGCGCATGCTCTGGCGCGTCTGTAAAGGTTACACCATCCTCAGCTACACAGAAGTGGACGAGAGCCTGGCCGATCTGGACACG GGGGAGATCAGTAAGAGCGTAGTGTTCCTCATCTCATTTTGGGGCGACCAGATTGGGCAGAAGGTTAAAAAAATTTGCGACTG TTACCACTGTCATCTGTACCCccaccctgaaacagatgaggaAAGGGCCGATGTGATGGACAGCTTGAGGACACGCATCCAAGACTTGCAAAat GTATTGCACCGCACTGATGATTACATGAAGCAGGTCTTGCATAAGGCGTCTGAGTCGGCGCACTCGTGGGTGCTGCAAGTGAAGAAGATGAAAGCCATCTATCACATCCTTAACCTCTGCAGCTTCGACGTCACCAACAAGTGTCTCATCGCTGAAGTGTGGTGTCCGGTCAGCGACCTGGCGAACCTGAGGCGGGCGTTGGAGGAGGGCTCA AGAAAAGGTGACGCCACCGTCCCTTCCTTTGTGAACCGGATCCCAAGCAGCGACACTCCGCCAACACTTTTGAGGAGCAACAAGTTTACCTCAGGCTTCCAGAGTATAGTGGAAGCGTATGGAGTGGGCGACTACCGGGAGGCCAGCCCAG CTCCTTATACCATTATCACCTTTCCCTTCCTGTTTGCGGTGATGTTTGGAGATCTTGGTCATGGTTCAGTCTTGACACTCTTTGCTTTGTGGATGGTGTTGACTGAGAAGGACCACAAGCGAAGACAACCAGGAAATGAG ATCTGGACAACCTTTTTTGATGGGCGGTACATCATACTGATGATGGGATTATTCTCCATATACACTGGACTCATTTATAATGACTGTTTCTCCAAATCCCTCAACATCTTTGGCTCAGCGTGGAGCGTCAAGGCCATGTTCACACAGCAGGAGTGGAC AAATGAAACTCTACAGACAAATGCTTTACTCACCTTGGATCCCAAAGTTTCCGGTGTTTTCTCTGGACCTTATCCATTGGGCATTGATCCA ATTTGGAACATGGCTGTGAATCGCCTGAACTTCCTCAACTCCTACAAGATGAAGATGTCTGTGATCATCGGAGTCATCCACATGAGCTTTGGGGTGGTGCTCAGTGTCTTCAACCACTT GCACTTCCGACAGAAGTTTAAGATCTATCTTCTCTTTCTTCCTGAGCTGCTCTTTCTACTTTGTCTCTTTGGTTACTTGGTCTTCATGATCTTTTACAAATGGCTGGCGTTCTCAGCGCGAGACTCACAGCTGGCTCCAAGCATTCTCATTCACTTTATCAACATGTTCCTAATGCAGGAGAGCGCCACTGCACCACTTTACCCtggccag ATGGGTCTGCAGGTGTTTCTCGTGGTGGTGGCTCTGCTGTCAGTGCCAGTGCTGTTATTCGGGAGACCTCTGTACCTCCACTGGCTGCATCATGGTGGGAAGAGTCTGGGGGTCCATAGG GGTTATGAGAGAGTTCGGCGTGTGAGTGAAGAAGACCTGTCCCCGTCTGTAGTCCATGATGAAGAGGAGGGACAAAGTGACTCAGGAGGGCCTCGGGAGGTTAAA TTTGATTTCGGAGACATCTTCCTGCATCAAGCCATTCACACCATAGAGTACTGTTTGGGCTGCATTTCCAACACCGCCTCCTACTTGCGTCTCTGGGCCCTGAGTCTCGCTCACGCCC AGCTGTCAGAGGTGCTGTGGGCCATGGTGATGCGTCTGGGTCTGAGGGTTAGCTCCAGACTGGGTGTGCTTTTCCTCATGCCTGTGTTCAGTGTCTTTGCTCTGCTCACTATCTCCATTCTCCTGGTCATGGAGGGTCTGTCCGCTTTCCTCCATGCACTGCGTCTTCACTG GGTGGAATTTCAGAACAAATTCTACAGTGGAACAGGAGTCAAATTTGCCCCCTTTGACTTCTCACTGTTGCCCTCTGTCTTTGAGCAAGAAGGGTTACTCTGA